A single Defluviitalea saccharophila DNA region contains:
- the spoIIIAD gene encoding stage III sporulation protein AD: MEIGQIVVIGLISVILGLILNKQNPEWSMYIRIAAGIIIFVVILERLGVVLDVVKRMSEKIDIDIIYIEIVFKVLGIAYISEFGAQLCKDAGESSIASKIEFAGKVLIITVSAPVMLALMDIITRIIP, translated from the coding sequence ATGGAAATAGGTCAAATTGTGGTCATTGGGCTCATTTCAGTGATTTTAGGACTCATTCTGAACAAGCAAAATCCTGAATGGAGTATGTATATAAGAATTGCAGCAGGAATAATTATATTCGTTGTGATTCTTGAAAGATTAGGAGTCGTATTAGATGTTGTAAAAAGAATGAGTGAAAAGATTGATATTGACATTATATACATTGAAATTGTTTTTAAAGTCCTTGGAATTGCATATATATCCGAATTTGGTGCGCAGCTTTGTAAAGACGCAGGAGAATCCTCCATTGCGTCTAAGATTGAATTTGCAGGAAAAGTCCTTATTATAACTGTATCAGCACCGGTGATGCTCGCTTTAATGGATATAATAACAAGAATTATTCCTTAG
- the spoIIIAC gene encoding stage III sporulation protein AC: MDITIVFKIAAVGILVSVLNQVLVRSGREEQAMLTTLAGLIVVLFWIIQYISDLFQTVQTLFQL, translated from the coding sequence ATGGATATTACAATCGTGTTTAAAATTGCTGCAGTCGGAATTTTAGTTTCGGTGCTCAATCAAGTCCTGGTAAGATCCGGAAGAGAAGAACAAGCAATGCTTACAACTTTGGCAGGCCTCATTGTTGTCCTTTTTTGGATCATACAATATATTAGCGATTTATTTCAAACCGTTCAAACATTGTTTCAGCTTTAG
- a CDS encoding stage III sporulation protein AB, whose protein sequence is MIMFIKLIGAICTVIGTTFIGLLLDKLDVYRMNDLKTLQKAFVFLKGEIDYMITPLPLAMEQVGSRIGSNIGNIFTYAGELMGKKTGYNASELWENAVERYIDDTYLSKVDKSILLSFGNALGYLDKEMQKNNINLCILYLEDEMKKLDLHHQKNGRLYRSLGILSGLLIVILLY, encoded by the coding sequence ATGATTATGTTTATAAAATTAATTGGGGCGATATGTACTGTCATCGGAACTACTTTCATTGGGCTGCTGCTGGACAAATTAGATGTATATAGAATGAATGATTTAAAAACCCTGCAAAAAGCGTTTGTTTTTTTAAAGGGAGAAATAGATTATATGATTACTCCTCTTCCCCTGGCAATGGAGCAGGTGGGAAGCAGAATTGGTTCCAATATAGGAAATATTTTTACATATGCAGGGGAGTTAATGGGCAAGAAAACTGGATACAATGCATCGGAGTTATGGGAAAATGCTGTGGAACGCTATATTGATGATACATACCTATCCAAAGTAGATAAAAGCATATTATTATCCTTTGGCAATGCTTTAGGCTATTTGGATAAAGAAATGCAGAAGAACAATATTAACTTGTGTATTTTATATTTGGAAGATGAGATGAAAAAACTTGATTTGCATCATCAGAAAAACGGAAGGTTATATAGAAGCCTAGGAATATTAAGTGGATTATTAATTGTGATACTGCTTTATTAA